A window of the Candidatus Abyssobacteria bacterium SURF_5 genome harbors these coding sequences:
- a CDS encoding gfo/Idh/MocA family oxidoreductase — protein MLKIGLVGAGDWGKNLIRIFHQLRDARLACCCDLDLKRRETVTGSYPGVKVTARFEDILEDASVGAVVICSSAVTHYPLTMAALKAGKHVYVEKPLALGSAQAEEMKALAERMGLKLMVGHLLLYHPAVKILKELVESGDLGQVFYIYSQRVNLGKIRHDENALWSFAPHDISVILHLLGQEPVSVSARGESYLQQGIEDVVFVNMKFADHKMAQLQVSWLDPHKVRKITIVGSKKMVVFDDVESTEKLKIFDKGVSGVSYESYGDSITLRFGDISIPYITMTEPLRVECQHFVDCVLKDRRPLTDGEDGVRVVRVLEAAQHSMENDGKPISLEMSPPVGER, from the coding sequence ATGCTGAAGATCGGGCTGGTGGGCGCAGGCGACTGGGGCAAGAACCTCATTCGCATTTTTCATCAACTTCGCGATGCCCGGCTGGCATGTTGTTGCGATCTTGATTTGAAGCGGCGGGAGACGGTGACGGGAAGCTACCCCGGTGTCAAAGTTACCGCCCGTTTTGAAGACATCCTCGAGGATGCCTCCGTCGGGGCTGTCGTCATCTGCTCTTCCGCTGTCACGCATTATCCCCTGACGATGGCGGCATTGAAGGCGGGCAAGCATGTCTACGTTGAGAAACCGCTTGCACTGGGTTCGGCGCAGGCGGAGGAAATGAAGGCGCTTGCAGAGCGGATGGGGCTGAAGCTGATGGTCGGGCACTTGCTTTTATATCATCCCGCTGTCAAAATTCTCAAGGAACTGGTCGAGAGCGGCGATCTTGGCCAGGTTTTCTATATCTACTCCCAGCGCGTGAATCTCGGCAAGATCAGGCATGATGAAAACGCGTTGTGGAGCTTCGCGCCTCACGACATCTCCGTCATTCTTCACTTGCTCGGGCAGGAACCGGTTTCGGTGAGCGCCCGCGGAGAATCATACCTCCAGCAGGGAATCGAGGATGTCGTCTTCGTTAACATGAAATTTGCCGATCACAAGATGGCGCAGCTCCAGGTGAGCTGGCTCGACCCGCATAAGGTGCGCAAGATAACCATAGTCGGCAGCAAAAAGATGGTCGTTTTCGACGATGTGGAGAGCACGGAGAAGCTGAAAATTTTTGATAAGGGCGTCAGCGGCGTCAGCTACGAGAGCTACGGCGACTCGATCACGCTGCGCTTCGGGGACATCAGCATCCCTTACATAACGATGACCGAGCCGCTGCGCGTCGAATGCCAGCATTTTGTCGACTGCGTGCTGAAGGACCGCCGCCCATTGACGGACGGCGAAGACGGCGTGCGGGTGGTGCGCGTGCTCGAGGCGGCCCAGCATTCCATGGAGAACGACGGCAAGCCGATTTCCCTCGAAATGTCTCCCCCGGTCGGAGAAAGATAA
- the rfbB gene encoding dTDP-glucose 4,6-dehydratase, producing the protein MRLLVTGGAGFIGSNFVRYMLDKHGDYEIINLDALTYAGNLDNLRDIAKHPRYKFVKADISDAAAVAALAPEVDAIVNFAAETHVDRSIHDPSGFIRTDILGIYVLLEQARRNPMQKIVLVSTDEVYGSIDDGSFHEIDRLNPSSPYSASKAGGELLALAYHKTFGLPICITRGSNTYGPYQYPEKVIPLFVTNALDDLPLPLYGDGMNVRDWLYVFDHCRAIDLVLHEGVPGEIYNVGGGNERTNLEITHMILALLKKPKSLIKPVADRLAHDRRYSITCEKILELGWRPQQPFEEGMRETVAWYAENEWWWRKLKSGEYLEYYRKQYSGGLGSMRGLT; encoded by the coding sequence ATGAGACTGCTTGTTACCGGCGGCGCCGGCTTTATCGGGTCGAATTTCGTCCGCTATATGCTCGACAAACACGGCGATTACGAGATCATCAACCTTGACGCCCTCACGTACGCCGGCAATCTGGACAATCTGAGAGATATCGCGAAGCATCCTCGCTATAAGTTTGTGAAGGCGGACATCTCCGATGCAGCCGCCGTGGCCGCGCTCGCGCCCGAGGTCGATGCAATCGTCAATTTCGCCGCCGAAACGCATGTTGACCGCAGCATTCACGACCCCAGCGGGTTCATCCGGACCGATATCCTCGGCATATACGTGCTGCTCGAACAAGCGCGCCGCAACCCGATGCAGAAGATCGTGCTGGTGTCGACCGACGAGGTCTACGGCAGCATCGACGACGGCTCGTTTCACGAGATTGACCGGCTCAACCCGAGCAGTCCGTATTCGGCCAGCAAAGCGGGCGGCGAGCTTCTCGCGCTGGCATACCACAAAACGTTTGGTCTTCCCATTTGCATCACGCGCGGCTCGAACACATACGGGCCGTATCAATATCCCGAGAAAGTGATTCCGCTTTTCGTGACCAACGCGCTCGATGACCTCCCGCTGCCGCTGTATGGAGACGGAATGAACGTGCGCGACTGGTTGTATGTGTTTGATCACTGTCGCGCGATCGATCTGGTGCTCCATGAGGGGGTTCCCGGCGAGATTTATAATGTGGGCGGCGGCAACGAACGCACCAACCTCGAGATCACGCACATGATCCTCGCACTGCTCAAAAAGCCGAAATCGCTTATCAAACCCGTGGCCGACCGGCTCGCCCACGACCGGCGCTATTCGATTACCTGCGAAAAGATATTGGAGCTCGGCTGGCGGCCTCAGCAGCCGTTCGAAGAGGGCATGCGCGAGACGGTCGCATGGTACGCCGAGAACGAGTGGTGGTGGCGCAAACTGAAATCGGGCGAATACCTCGAGTACTACAGGAAACAGTATTCCGGCGGTCTGGGCTCGATGAGAGGATTGACCTGA